The nucleotide sequence GTTCTGCTGCCGCATTGTTGAGGACAAATAACAACAGATCATATGTCGATGTCAGGTCTACACCACCATTGACCCAGCCAGAAAGCAATCCAATCTCAcagcaacatcaatttttccaaccCAATACCACAAGCACCAACAATACATCCTCCCAACCTCAGACACCGTCCAGTGGATCCATTTGGGGTCCAAGGTTTATATAGAGTCATAGTAATATTATGTCAACAAATACGAAATCTTATTAAAGCCATTTCTATTTAAATCTCTCCAACAACGACTGAGCTGAAGCTGTATCCAAATAAACAACACCATTTTCAGTTGTAACAGCATTCCCTGATAACAACTGCTCTAAGGAAATAGTAGCACCAGTCTCCGGTTCCTCTTCCTCGCCACCATCTTCAATTCTGCCACACCTTGGGTGCTCTGGTTTCAAGAATGAATCCCCAAAATCTTTGTCACCAATTCTCTCAGTCAACCTCTTTTTCCAACCTTCAATACCTTCTCCATCGCGCAATAGAGCCACAATGACTATCGACATATTATCACAACCTATACCAGAGCCGTCAGAAGTGGGTGAGCAACAAAGATCCATGATTTCTTCACAAATTTTCTCGAGTGTTTTGTCTTCACGAATCGCTTTCCTTataaaatcaataacttgTTGAGGGTGCATACAGTCCCAGATACCATCACAAGCTAACACGACAAATTCGTCCAGTTctaaatttattttatgGGTGATAACATCGGGGTAACATGTGACAACTTGCTCTTCTGGTGGAAGATCCACTGACtttttaaattcaaaatcagcaatCGATCGCGAAAGAGCCAAATTTCCGTTGACTCTGTCGGCATCCACGTATCCTCCTGCGGCCATTATACGCGACTTTTCTCCTTCTAAAGACGGTTTGTGATCAAATGAAAGAGCTTTGGCTACACCATTGACCGACATAATTGTACGCGAGTCTCCGGCGTTACCACAAAAGATTTGTTCAGGTGTGATGAGTACTGTAGTGGCAGCACAACCACTATCATCATCACGCATGTAGATATCTTTTAATATGGCTTGGTCACAATCCAAAAATCCTTGTTTCAACGCATTGGTGTAGTCTTTTCCTTGGTACAGAGAAGTGGCTCTTATAATCTTGTGTAAATGCTCTCCGGTAAATAAAGCAGCCTTTTCTCCACCATGCCCATCATAGACACCAAAAAACGCGACATAGTCAGCATTTTCTACAGGTTTCGATTCGCTTTTGGCCACACCAgatttgtcattttcaGCTTTATCCTCCGCATCTTtgtcttcatcatctttgttttcttcgTCATCAGCAAATTTATTCAAGTCTAAAACCGTAGCATGGGCGTCCTCCATATTGATTCTCCAACCTTGCATACTTGACAAACCATATGCCAAGTACTTGTCCTGACCCTCTTCGGAGTGCTTTTCAGTAATTGGTTGCGATAGAATCTGTCCCatggttgttgaaatgaGACCCGGGGTCGTCTAAATTTTaattgtattgaaaaaaaattcgCTAGTTGCGATGGTATATGTGTTGATAGTTTTGTTTAACAAAAAAGATACTGCAAGGGTGTATGTTCTTTTGGTGTTGACAAgggtttcaattttgtttatagAAAGGCGAAATTTTTCTGCCtgatgaatttctttttttttttctgtttttgaCTTTTCTCTCTCGTAGTTTATGCTTAGCGCTTCATCTCGTGAATTATTGGAGATTCACAAAACTATGTGAGGCGTGATAAGCACTACCATttaattattttttataCGAGGCTAACGAGTTAAATATACCTATGGAGATGCTAAAAAGTTACCGAAGAAATAACTGCTTCTTGCCGTAAGTTTAGTAATTACAATAGGAGTCGTATTGTAAAATGGAAGTTGAATTACTGTTTCAATTTAGTGTGAAATGTGTGCTAGTGTTCAAAAGAGCTACGCATCCCTTTATTCTCTGGATGTCACTGTTGTTATCTCTACTTTTAGGTGGTTCGCAGTCGTTTTAGAGGTTGAGTATAAAAAGGATCTGTTATTTATAATTTCCATCGAATCGAATTAAACATATATAAACAATCTAGTAACACAACGTCGCTCCCCCGATATTTCCACTTATCGCTTTCCAATATTGAAAAGGTTTTTCAACTTATTCATTAAAATATCATCGTCATAATTATTCACCACAACCTTGCCATCTTTGACAACCCCTTTTTCATGGTCGTGATCCATTTCCAAAGATTGCACTGAGTCTAATCTGTGGTCTCTCaataaaaatgaaatcaaaatcaatggGAAACAAAGTACCAATCCAGCAATACAAAGATATCTTTGAACTTGTGCGTAAGCTGTAACCACTGCTATTCTTGCAGGTGATCCCCAGGtgttttcaatgatgaattcaaaagGTGAATTGTACGCAGACAGTGCTAATTCGGTGGCATTAGCTATATTCATTTCTTGCATTTTATCTAAAATGACTCCATGCATTCTATTTGTCCAAATGGCTCCACTGATCGACGTACCCAATGATGATCCAATCCAGTAGCTTGCTAAGTATACGGAAATGATGACACTCATATACTCGTGATTTGTCACAGTACTGATACTAACTTGGGTGGAGTAAGTGAAAAATCCCGCTCCAAAACCCATCAAACACAACCCACCGATAACACCATCAAGGTACTTTTGACTTTCCACCCCGTCATTGGCACCACGAAAGTGAAACAATATACCTAGACTCACAGCCCAGCAAACACATccaaaaatgatgaatcCTTTCAATCTTCTAACGCGGACAACAACCAAACCCAAAATGGGTCCTACAATCACAGAAACAAATGAATACAAGGATGTAATCCTTGTTGCTGCTTTCACACTAGCATTCATACCGACAATCAAAACAGTGTACATAAAGTCATTTGGCATGTACCAAATccagttgatgaaaatggcAATCAACAAAGCTGCCCAAACACCACGATCTTTCATCAATGGCAATGGCATGATTGGCGATCTGGCGTACTTTGCTTCCCATATGACAAAGATAGGAATAAAGACAACACCAATGACTAAAggaacaattgttgaagccCTTGCCCATTTTGAACTTACTCCACCAGCTAACGTAAATGGGACCAAAATAAATCCTAAGATAATGATAACATTCAACAATCCAATAACATCTAAATCCCAAAATAAACCCACAACTAATGTTTTCCAGTAAATGAGACTGGTTTTAGGGTACCGTTCGTTATTATGCTCCTCAGCCAATGCTTGCCATTCGGGTGTCTTTCTAGCCTTGACATGCATGTgtacaaaacaacaaagcaAAGGAACAAAGCTGAGTGGGAAGATAAAGGCCCACATACCAATACCCCAGTTCCACGAATAATGAGCCAATGCGGATGaaacaacatcaccaccaaCCCATGTGTTGATAATAAATGGCAATGCAGGGATAAAGGAACAAAGCAAACGCCAATTCAAGTTTGAGAAATCTGCCAAGATAATCTGCAACATAATGACGATACCCGTATATCCAATTTGGTAAATGACAGAGCCACCAGCAAATCTGTTAATATCATAAGCTTGAGATTGGATAACGGTACCCATTGAGTA is from Candida orthopsilosis Co 90-125, chromosome 1 draft sequence and encodes:
- a CDS encoding Ptc2 phosphatase (member of the Type 2C-related family (serine/threonine-specific) with a potential role in DNA damage checkpoint control), which produces MGQILSQPITEKHSEEGQDKYLAYGLSSMQGWRINMEDAHATVLDLNKFADDEENKDDEDKDAEDKAENDKSGVAKSESKPVENADYVAFFGVYDGHGGEKAALFTGEHLHKIIRATSSYQGKDYTNALKQGFLDCDQAILKDIYMRDDDSGCAATTVLITPEQIFCGNAGDSRTIMSVNGVAKALSFDHKPSLEGEKSRIMAAGGYVDADRVNGNLALSRSIADFEFKKSVDLPPEEQVVTCYPDVITHKINLESDEFVVLACDGIWDCMHPQQVIDFIRKAIREDKTLEKICEEIMDLCCSPTSDGSGIGCDNMSIVIVALLRDGEGIEGWKKRLTERIGDKDFGDSFLKPEHPRCGRIEDGGEEEEPETGATISLEQLLSGNAVTTENGVVYLDTASAQSLLERFK